A region of Vitis riparia cultivar Riparia Gloire de Montpellier isolate 1030 chromosome 1, EGFV_Vit.rip_1.0, whole genome shotgun sequence DNA encodes the following proteins:
- the LOC117914063 gene encoding DNA-directed RNA polymerase 1B, mitochondrial-like isoform X2 has protein sequence MHSRGRNHLLSGSASKSLVSVLMLAMFATMASIYVTGRCNQPMTLKITGSTSGKNQTGSNLVMENQFAEGRLLGKSSLHWLNIHLENLYAGGLDKLSYEGWVAFIENHLEDIFDSTDRPLEGRRWWLSAEDPFQCLAACINLSEALRSFSPETTISHMPVHQDGSCNGLQHYAALGRDKHAGNITRG, from the exons ATGCATAGCCGGGGACGGAATCACCTACTATCTGGTTCGGCTTCCAAATCTCTAGTTTCGGTTCTCATGCTAGCCATGTTCGCCACCATGGCATCGATTTACGTCACCGGCCG GTGCAATCAGCCAATGACACTGAAAATTAcag GATCCACAAGTGGTAAGAACCAGACTGGTAGCAATTTGGTGATGGAAAATC AGTTTGCAGAGGGACGCCTTCTCGGGAAGTCAAGCTTACATTGGCTGAATATacatttagaaaatttatatgcTGGTGGACTGGACAAGTTATCATACGAGGGTTGGGTAGCATTTATTGAGAATCATTTGGAAGATATCTTTGATTCCACAGACAGACCTCTGGAAGGAAGACGTTGGTGGTTGTCTGCTGAGGATCCTTTCCAATGCTTGGCTGCATGTATTAATCTCTCAGAAGCATTAAGAAGCTTCTCTCCAGAGACTACTATTTCACACATGCCTGTCCACCAG GATGGCTCATGCAATGGCTTACAACACTATGCCGCCCTTGGAAGGGACAAG CATGCAG GGAACATCACAAGAGGTTAA
- the LOC117914063 gene encoding DNA-directed RNA polymerase 1, mitochondrial-like isoform X1: MHSRGRNHLLSGSASKSLVSVLMLAMFATMASIYVTGRCNQPMTLKITGSTSGKNQTGSNLVMENQFAEGRLLGKSSLHWLNIHLENLYAGGLDKLSYEGWVAFIENHLEDIFDSTDRPLEGRRWWLSAEDPFQCLAACINLSEALRSFSPETTISHMPVHQVVHSQHGHIQTEKCLLPSEIKLIPPLPYSTQLHNK; encoded by the exons ATGCATAGCCGGGGACGGAATCACCTACTATCTGGTTCGGCTTCCAAATCTCTAGTTTCGGTTCTCATGCTAGCCATGTTCGCCACCATGGCATCGATTTACGTCACCGGCCG GTGCAATCAGCCAATGACACTGAAAATTAcag GATCCACAAGTGGTAAGAACCAGACTGGTAGCAATTTGGTGATGGAAAATC AGTTTGCAGAGGGACGCCTTCTCGGGAAGTCAAGCTTACATTGGCTGAATATacatttagaaaatttatatgcTGGTGGACTGGACAAGTTATCATACGAGGGTTGGGTAGCATTTATTGAGAATCATTTGGAAGATATCTTTGATTCCACAGACAGACCTCTGGAAGGAAGACGTTGGTGGTTGTCTGCTGAGGATCCTTTCCAATGCTTGGCTGCATGTATTAATCTCTCAGAAGCATTAAGAAGCTTCTCTCCAGAGACTACTATTTCACACATGCCTGTCCACCAGGTAGTTCATTCTCAGCATGGTCACATTCAAACTGAGAAATGTTTACTACCgagtgaaatcaaattaatccCACCTCTTCCCTACTCCACCCAACTCCACAATAAATAA